In Tachysurus vachellii isolate PV-2020 chromosome 10, HZAU_Pvac_v1, whole genome shotgun sequence, the following proteins share a genomic window:
- the LOC132852658 gene encoding ras-related protein Rab-10-like isoform X1: protein MAKKTYDLLFKLLLIGDSGVGKTCVLFRFSDDAFNTTFISTIGIDFKIKTLELNGKRIKLQIWDTAGQERFHTITTSYYRGAMGILLVYDITNAKSFENISKWLRNIEEHANEDVERMLLGNKCDMENMRVVPKAKGEQIAAEHNIRFFETSAKANINIEQAFLMLAEDILQKTPGKEPTNENVDINNKSSSAGGLRCCS, encoded by the exons ATGGCCAAGAAGACCTATGATTTGCTCTTTAAACTTCTGCTTATTGGAGATTCGGGAGTTGGCAAAACCTGTGTGTTGTTTCGGTTTTCGGATGACGCGTTTAACACCACGTTTATCTCAACAATCG gaatagattttaaaatcaAGACCCTTGAACTAAATGGCAAGAGGATCAAACTTCAAATATG GGACACAGCTGGACAGGAGCGCTTTCACACCATCACAACCTCTTACTACAGAGGAGCCATGGGGATCCTGCTGGTGTATGACATTACCAACGCTAAAAGCTTTGAGAACATCAGCAAATGGCTACGGAACATAGAGGAG CATGCAAATGAGGATGTGGAAAGAATGCTGCTTGGTAACAAGTGCGATATGGAGAACATGCGTGTGGTGCCTAAAGCAAAGGGAGAGCAG ATTGCTGCAGAGCACAACATCCGCTTCTTTGAAACGAGCGCAAAAGCGAACATCAACATTGAGCAAGCATTTCTCATGCTTGCTGAGGACATTTTGCAAAAG ACCCCTGGAAAGGAGCCTACTAACGAAAACGTCGATATAAACAACAAAAGCAGCTCTGCAGGAGGGCTCAGGTGTTGCAGTTGA